One genomic region from Saccharomyces cerevisiae S288C chromosome XI, complete sequence encodes:
- the AIM26 gene encoding Aim26p (hypothetical protein; null mutant is viable and displays elevated frequency of mitochondrial genome loss; null mutation confers sensitivity to tunicamycin and DTT), with protein MQTMGGEHLLLSQLKGSFFLLLLAYFFRGRSPYYARCYRRLAVTPGAITIAIAIATDSIPALAKSKVLVSVCSHTDPCTASCNLIPFPRPFSNSLTRFLFCLGSARFCISFPCFGLSI; from the coding sequence ATGCAGACAATGGGCGGGGAgcaccttcttctttcacAGCTAAAGGGGTCTTTCTTTCTCCTACTTTTGGCATACTTTTTCAGGGGCAGAAGTCCTTATTACGCACGTTGCTACCGCCGGCTTGCTGTTACACCTGGTGCCATCACTATTGCCATTGCCATTGCTACAGATTCAATTCCGGCGCTTGCAAAGTCCAAAGTTCTGGTGTCGGTTTGTTCTCACACAGATCCCTGTACAGCGTCTTGTAACCTGATCCCCTTCCCCCGCCCCTTCTCGAACAGCCTGACGCGCTTCCTCTTTTGTTTGGGCTCGGCCCGTTTTTGCATTTCCTTTCCCTGTTTTGGATTGAGTATATAA
- the UGP1 gene encoding UTP glucose-1-phosphate uridylyltransferase (UDP-glucose pyrophosphorylase (UGPase); catalyses the reversible formation of UDP-Glc from glucose 1-phosphate and UTP, involved in a wide variety of metabolic pathways, expression modulated by Pho85p through Pho4p; involved in PKA-mediated oxidative stress resistance and long-term survival in stationary phase; UGP1 has a paralog, YHL012W, that arose from the whole genome duplication), with translation MSTKKHTKTHSTYAFESNTNSVAASQMRNALNKLADSSKLDDAARAKFENELDSFFTLFRRYLVEKSSRTTLEWDKIKSPNPDEVVKYEIISQQPENVSNLSKLAVLKLNGGLGTSMGCVGPKSVIEVREGNTFLDLSVRQIEYLNRQYDSDVPLLLMNSFNTDKDTEHLIKKYSANRIRIRSFNQSRFPRVYKDSLLPVPTEYDSPLDAWYPPGHGDLFESLHVSGELDALIAQGREILFVSNGDNLGATVDLKILNHMIETGAEYIMELTDKTRADVKGGTLISYDGQVRLLEVAQVPKEHIDEFKNIRKFTNFNTNNLWINLKAVKRLIESSNLEMEIIPNQKTITRDGHEINVLQLETACGAAIRHFDGAHGVVVPRSRFLPVKTCSDLLLVKSDLFRLEHGSLKLDPSRFGPNPLIKLGSHFKKVSGFNARIPHIPKIVELDHLTITGNVFLGKDVTLRGTVIIVCSDGHKIDIPNGSILENVVVTGNLQILEH, from the coding sequence ATGTCCACTAAGAAGCACACCAAAACACATTCCACTTATGCATTCGAGAGCAACACAAACAGCGTTGCTGCCTCACAAATGAGAAACGCCTTAAACAAGTTGGCGGACTCTAGTAAACTTGACGATGCTGCTCGCGCTAAGTTTGAGAACGAACTGGATTCGTTTTTCACGCTTTTCAGGAGATATTTGGTAGAGAAGTCTTCTAGAACCACCTTGGAATGGGACAAGATCAAGTCTCCCAACCCGGATGAAGTGGTTAAGTATGAAATTATTTCTCAGCAGCCCGAGAATGTCTCAAACCTTTCCAAATTGGCTGTTTTGAAGTTGAACGGTGGGCTGGGTACCTCCATGGGCTGCGTTGGCCCTAAATCTGTTATTGAAGTGAGAGAGGGAAACACCTTTTTGGATTTGTCTGTTCGTCAAATTGAATACTTGAACAGACAGTACGATAGCGACGTGCCAttgttattgatgaattctTTCAACACTGACAAGGATACGGAACACTTGATTAAGAAGTATTCCGCTAACAGAATCAGAATCAGATCTTTCAATCAATCCAGGTTCCCAAGAGTCTACAAGGATTCTTTATTGCCTGTCCCCACCGAATACGATTCTCCACTGGATGCTTGGTATCCACCAGGTCACGGTGATTTGTTTGAATCTTTACACGTATCTGGTGAACTGGATGCCTTAATTGCCCAAGGAAGAGaaatattatttgtttCTAACGGTGACAACTTGGGTGCTACCGTCGacttaaaaattttaaacCACATGATCGAGACTGGTGCCGAATATATAATGGAATTGACTGATAAGACCAGAGCCGATGTTAAAGGTGGTACTTTGATTTCTTACGATGGTCAAGTCCGTTTATTGGAAGTCGCCCAAGTTCCAAAAGAACACATTGacgaattcaaaaatatcagaaaGTTTACCAACTTCAACACGAATAACTTATGGATCAATCTGAAAGCAGTAAAGAGGTTGATCGAATCGAGCAATTTGGAGATGGAAATCATTCCAAACCAAAAAACTATAACAAGAGACGGTCATGAAATTAATGTCTTACAATTAGAAACCGCTTGTGGTGCTGCTATCAGGCATTTTGATGGTGCTCACGGTGTTGTCGTTCCAAGATCAAGATTCTTGCCTGTCAAGACCTGTTCCGATTTGTTGCTGGTTAAATCAGATCTATTCCGTCTGGAACACGGTTCTTTGAAGTTAGACCCATCCCGTTTTGGTCCAAACCCATTAATCAAGTTGGGCTCGCATTTCAAAAAGGTTTCTGGTTTTAACGCAAGAATCCCTCACATCCCAAAAATCGTCGAGCTAGATCATTTGACCATCACTGGTAACGTCTTTTTAGGTAAAGATGTCACTTTGAG